In the Engraulis encrasicolus isolate BLACKSEA-1 chromosome 9, IST_EnEncr_1.0, whole genome shotgun sequence genome, one interval contains:
- the LOC134456087 gene encoding uncharacterized protein LOC134456087, translating into MSDVLPEKLLTRDSEGLKKKEEDWKIPSFFLRRRAIKRTTLFRKFFTCHAYATRGSFAFVRWEDGYTGKIDNVRNILSCDEAPVQLSNLNSTPTTGDVHVQGPSLSSTPTTGGVQGPSRHSPGSEGLTPGSCWSPCSDCKEEVEELLRERKKIHDVVSRIDPDQLKQLQALCELLAKNVDGAPTTVGQQELFPGCGVQISSYQLAAITHAAKPNCMRLFHGLFDHFFSVADCRNAVPFGRPGGSQGKKVLDRTKVDAIRTYVLRCATLPGWEPVEESKLKKAFVNKCRARAGAPTMQ; encoded by the exons ATGAGTGACGTACTTCCGGAAAAGCTACTAACGCGGGATTCTGAGGGcttgaagaagaaggaggaggactgGAAGATTCCTTCATTCTTTCTGAGAAGAAGAGCCATCAAAAGAACAACACTTTTCAGGAAGTTTTTCACTTGTCACGCGTACGCGACGAGAG gGAGTTTTGCATTCGTCCGGTGGGAGGACGGGTACACCGGAAAAATCGACAACGTCCGCAATATTTTGTCATGTGATGAAGCACCTGTGCAGCTCAGCAATCTGAA cagcactccaacaaccggagACGTCCAcgtccagggtccatcactcagcagcactccaacaaccggaggcgtccagggtccatcacgccactcgcccggaagcgaaggCCTTACACCGGGAAGTTGCTGGTCACCTTGTTCTGACtgtaaggaggaggtggaggaactgCTCCGCGAGAGAAAAAAGATTCACGATGTTGTCTCAAGAATAG ATCCAGACCAACTTAAACAGCTCCAGGCCCTCTGTGAGCTGCTGGCTAAGAATGTGGACGGCGCACCCACCACCGTGGGACAGCAGGAGCTCTTCCCAGGATGTGGGGTCCAGATTTCATCCTACCAGCTGGCTGCCATCACCCACGCGGCCAAGCCGAACTGCATGCGCCTCTTCCATGGCCTCTTTGACCATTTCTTCTCAGTCGCTGACTGTCGTAATGCTGTCCCATTTGGCCGTCCTGGAGGCTCTCAGGGGAAGAAAGTCCTTGACCGGACCAAGGTGGACGCAATACGAA CGTATGTCCTGAGATGTGCCACGCTGCCTGGTTGGGAACCAGTGGAGGAGTCAAAATTGAAAAAGGCGTTTGTTAACAAATGTAGGGCCAGAGCAGGTGCTCCTACTATGCAGTAG